In Rhodanobacteraceae bacterium, a single window of DNA contains:
- a CDS encoding DUF3309 domain-containing protein — translation MSLGMLLLIIVVLMLLGALPNWGHSRSWGYGPSGGLGLVLVIVLVLVLMGRI, via the coding sequence ATGTCGCTAGGCATGCTGTTGTTGATCATCGTTGTACTGATGCTGTTGGGCGCACTTCCCAATTGGGGCCATAGCCGTTCCTGGGGATACGGACCAAGCGGCGGCCTGGGACTGGTCCTCGTCATCGTGCTGGTGCTGGTGCTGATGGGTCGTATCTAG
- a CDS encoding CRTAC1 family protein — MTAADAAITLQDIGAQRGIGSYAMAQPMGGGVAAADFDGDGDVDLFVPNEKLIPDQLYVNLGNGFFEERAAALGLASMLRSRTALWLDVDGDGDLDLVVAGDCQGNSQGTGNPQCDPGFAMMRLYRQQSGVFVDATLGSGLEQDSGTMEDGHHRGGMAAGDIDGDGDLDLYVATWNGRSRLFVNNGSGQFTDITVSAGVDRPLTSQWQPVMFDVDGDGALDIFVAVDFTDNFLFMNHGNNVFVERAQAAGVNRNWNDMGVAVGDYDNDGDFDMYVTQVYGREPGEHNMLLRNDSTIGNPLFVDIGDSAGVGDTGWGWGATFFDADLDGDLDLAVTNGFVNVHDQSRLFRNDGGDSYTDISTQSGFNDMLWGSSLIAIDAEGDGQLDLLQTCKIHPQPGPLRLLHNATASGNHHLVVVPRATTGNTHAIGARVSVTAGGQTQHRLLSAGISFLGQEPARAHFGLGSATRVDEIKVRWPDGHETSRRSVLADRMLQIPADELHYANFE; from the coding sequence ATGACTGCTGCTGACGCGGCGATCACGCTGCAGGACATCGGCGCCCAGCGCGGGATCGGCAGTTACGCGATGGCGCAGCCAATGGGAGGAGGGGTGGCAGCAGCCGATTTCGACGGCGACGGCGACGTCGATCTGTTCGTCCCCAATGAGAAGCTCATTCCCGATCAGCTCTACGTGAACCTGGGCAACGGCTTTTTCGAGGAGCGTGCAGCAGCACTGGGGCTGGCCTCGATGCTCCGCAGCCGAACCGCCTTGTGGCTGGATGTGGATGGCGATGGCGATCTGGATCTGGTGGTCGCGGGTGATTGCCAGGGCAACTCACAGGGCACCGGGAATCCCCAGTGCGACCCGGGCTTCGCGATGATGCGGCTGTATCGTCAGCAGAGCGGTGTCTTCGTCGATGCCACGTTGGGCTCCGGTCTCGAACAGGACTCGGGCACGATGGAAGACGGCCACCATCGCGGCGGCATGGCCGCCGGTGATATCGATGGCGATGGCGATCTGGATCTGTACGTTGCAACCTGGAATGGCCGTTCGCGGCTTTTCGTCAACAATGGCAGTGGACAATTCACCGATATCACCGTCAGTGCGGGTGTCGATCGTCCGCTGACCTCACAGTGGCAGCCGGTGATGTTCGACGTCGACGGCGACGGCGCGCTGGATATCTTCGTCGCGGTCGATTTCACCGACAACTTCCTGTTCATGAACCACGGCAACAACGTCTTTGTAGAGCGCGCGCAAGCAGCCGGCGTCAATCGCAACTGGAACGACATGGGTGTTGCCGTCGGTGACTACGACAACGATGGCGACTTCGACATGTACGTCACCCAGGTGTATGGCCGTGAGCCGGGTGAGCACAACATGCTGCTGCGTAACGATTCGACCATCGGCAACCCACTCTTCGTCGATATCGGCGACAGCGCCGGCGTGGGCGATACCGGATGGGGCTGGGGCGCCACCTTCTTTGACGCCGATCTGGATGGCGACCTGGATCTGGCGGTGACCAACGGCTTCGTCAACGTTCACGACCAGTCCCGACTGTTCCGCAACGACGGCGGTGATAGCTACACCGATATCTCCACCCAAAGCGGCTTCAACGACATGCTCTGGGGCAGCAGCCTGATTGCCATCGATGCCGAAGGTGATGGCCAACTCGATCTGTTGCAGACCTGCAAGATTCACCCGCAGCCTGGACCATTGCGCCTGTTGCATAACGCGACGGCGTCCGGCAACCACCATCTGGTCGTGGTTCCCAGGGCAACCACTGGCAACACCCACGCGATCGGTGCGCGGGTGTCGGTGACAGCAGGCGGACAGACCCAGCATCGACTGTTGAGCGCGGGCATCTCCTTCCTCGGCCAGGAGCCTGCCCGAGCCCATTTCGGCCTGGGCAGCGCCACCCGAGTCGACGAAATCAAGGTGCGCTGGCCTGACGGCCACGAAACCTCAAGACGTTCAGTCCTGGCCGACCGCATGCTGCAGATACCTGCCGACGAACTGCACTACGCCAATTTCGAGTGA